A genomic window from Cotesia glomerata isolate CgM1 linkage group LG7, MPM_Cglom_v2.3, whole genome shotgun sequence includes:
- the LOC123269732 gene encoding uncharacterized protein LOC123269732 yields MRLTSNSCGSDGFSIKSYKCVLPFFQQAITDLFNVSLTTGVFPENWKLSHVIPIPKKAYPVNCEDYRPISLLPNLSKALERCAHDQIVKYINDINYFDEYQTAFHGGLGTQTAIVKFCDDIRQAVNESKVSIAISFDLSKAFDSVNHKRLLCKLSSMNMSNSAVD; encoded by the coding sequence ATGAGATTGACGTCAAATTCATGTGGCTCGGATGGCTTTTCTATCAAGTCATATAAATGTGTGCTGCCTTTTTTTCAACAAGCAATTACAGACCTCTTCAACGTGTCATTAACTACAGGAGTTTTTCCGGAGAATTGGAAGCTATCACATGTCATTCCTATTCCAAAAAAGGCTTATCCAGTAAACTGTGAAGATTATAGGCCTATATCGCTGTTGCCAAACTTGTCAAAAGCCTTGGAACGGTGTGCTCATGaccaaattgttaaatatatcAATGACATTAATTACTTCGATGAATACCAGACAGCATTTCATGGAGGTTTGGGTACGCAGACTGCCATTGTAAAGTTCTGTGACGATATAAGACAAGCGGTGAATGAGTCAAAGGTTTCAATTGCGATCTCGTTTGACCTTAGCAAGGCCTTTGATTCTGTTAATCACAAAAGATTATTATGTAAATTGTCATCTATGAACATGTCGAATTCAGCCGTTGATTGA